From Bacteroidales bacterium:
CTACAACAACAGAAGGTGGAACTTTTCTCCAACGCATAAATATTAACTGTAAAAGCGAAATTTTTACACCTGATACTAATGCCTGAAACCATAATCCTATTGGTATGAAATAAAGTATTATCCATAAACCAACAATAGAAGCGATAATAATAACTACAATCAACGTAATATCCATTTTTTTAATTTTTAAGTTTAACAATTATTTGATTTCCAACTATTTTTATTACTTTAATATCTGTATTTTCATCAATAAATTTATCAATTGATTTGGCTTCGTAATAAGAACCATTCACAATAGCCTTGCCAATAGGTGCTAATCTTGTTATAGTTTTTCCAAAATCTCCGGGTTTAATATCTTTACCTGAAATATTATCAACTTTACTATCAATTTTGGAATTAAGCATCATTTTTTTCCATGTTTTTGTTTTTAAGGAAAAATAAAATGAAATAATTATAAATAAAAATGTGCCTAATAATATATAATGACCTACTTGTGTGCCATAAGTTGTATAAGAAAGATAAACTCCGCTTCCCATTAATAAAAGACCACCTATTCCGGCAATAGTAGTACCCGGAACAACCAAAAATTCTAAAAGAATAAGAATAATTCCAATTAAAATAAGTAGTATAATAGCAATATAAGTCATTATAAATTTTTAATCAATAGAAACTAATAATCCTTTTTCTGATAATTTTGTTTTTAAAGGTTTCAAGTGTTTTAAGTTACCCTTTTTTACATCACACTTGCCTTTATAATGTGTTATGTAAGCACATTGTTCTGCTTGAGAACTATCGTGGTTACATATTTCAATTAGATTATCAATTACATATTCAAATGTATTAATATCATCATTATGTAATGTTAAAAAATGATATTTATTTTCCTTGCTTTTTTTCGATTCCTCAATATTAGGATCATATAAATTATTACTATTTGAAGTCATAACCGAAAGTTTTATA
This genomic window contains:
- a CDS encoding NfeD family protein, which codes for MTYIAIILLILIGIILILLEFLVVPGTTIAGIGGLLLMGSGVYLSYTTYGTQVGHYILLGTFLFIIISFYFSLKTKTWKKMMLNSKIDSKVDNISGKDIKPGDFGKTITRLAPIGKAIVNGSYYEAKSIDKFIDENTDIKVIKIVGNQIIVKLKN
- a CDS encoding ATP-dependent Clp protease adaptor ClpS — encoded protein: MTSNSNNLYDPNIEESKKSKENKYHFLTLHNDDINTFEYVIDNLIEICNHDSSQAEQCAYITHYKGKCDVKKGNLKHLKPLKTKLSEKGLLVSID